The following coding sequences lie in one Arabidopsis thaliana chromosome 3, partial sequence genomic window:
- a CDS encoding Protein kinase superfamily protein (Protein kinase superfamily protein; FUNCTIONS IN: protein serine/threonine kinase activity, protein kinase activity, kinase activity, ATP binding; INVOLVED IN: protein amino acid phosphorylation; LOCATED IN: plasma membrane; EXPRESSED IN: 22 plant structures; EXPRESSED DURING: 13 growth stages; CONTAINS InterPro DOMAIN/s: Protein kinase, ATP binding site (InterPro:IPR017441), Protein kinase, catalytic domain (InterPro:IPR000719), Serine/threonine-protein kinase-like domain (InterPro:IPR017442), Protein kinase-like domain (InterPro:IPR011009), Serine/threonine-protein kinase, active site (InterPro:IPR008271); BEST Arabidopsis thaliana protein match is: Protein kinase superfamily protein (TAIR:AT2G42960.1); Has 122106 Blast hits to 120621 proteins in 4377 species: Archae - 108; Bacteria - 14665; Metazoa - 44546; Fungi - 10342; Plants - 33653; Viruses - 419; Other Eukaryotes - 18373 (source: NCBI BLink).), whose protein sequence is MSSESSLSADMSKKVSFLGLKGMKLWVLICLVVGTFVVLVFCILSLWIAFRRKSRRSSHKLLPFSQIPRVAKDIRVDDRVGFQNHNENLSITNADKSSDRNSGKMMSYLGRTKSSDNDSISQCSSVHHHERACSSHSGEDGSFGAAWRQNSLSQGGLVTASPLVGLPEISHLGWGHWFTLRDLQLATNRFAAENVIGEGGYGVVYKGRLINGNDVAVKKLLNNLGQAEKEFRVEVEAIGHVRHKNLVRLLGYCIEGVNRMLVYEYVNSGNLEQWLHGAMGKQSTLTWEARMKILVGTAQALAYLHEAIEPKVVHRDIKASNILIDDDFNAKLSDFGLAKLLDSGESHITTRVMGTFGYVAPEYANTGLLNEKSDIYSFGVLLLETITGRDPVDYERPANEVNLVEWLKMMVGTRRAEEVVDSRIEPPPATRALKRALLVALRCVDPEAQKRPKMSQVVRMLESDEHPFREERRNRKSRTASMEIVETTEESADTSKGPGHSENTTKPEKTHV, encoded by the exons ATGTCATCTGAGAGTTCTCTGAGTGCTGACATGTCGAAGAAGGTCTCATTTTTAGGTTTGAAGGGTATGAAACTGTGGGTACTGATTTGTTTAGTAGTTGGCACATTTgtagttttggttttctgtaTATTATCTCTATGGATTGCATTCCGCCGGAAATCCCGGAGATCATCTCACAAGCTGTTACCCTTCAGTCAAATACCACGCGTGGCGAAAGATATCAGGGTTGATGATAGAGTTGGGTTTCAAAatcataatgaaaatttatctATCACAAATGCTGATAAATCTAGTGACAGAAACTCTGGGAAGATGATGTCTTACTTGGGAAGAACGAAGTCTAGTGATAATGATAGTATAAGTCAATGTAGCTCTGTGCATCATCATGAGAGAGCTTGTAGTTCTCACTCTGGTGAAGATGGAAGCTTTGGAGCTGCTTGGAGACAAAATTCCCTATCACAGGGCGGGCTAGTAACAGCATCTCCTTTGGTTGGTTTGCCAGAAATATCTCATCTTGGTTGGGGACACTGGTTTACTCTTAGGGATCTTCAGCTAGCCACCAACCGTTTTGCTGCTGAAAATGTAATCGGTGAGGGTGGTTATGGAGTAGTTTATAAGGGTAGACTCATCAACGGTAATGATGTTGCTGTAAAGAAGCTTCTTAACAATCt GGGACAGGCTGAGAAGGAATTCCGGGTTGAAGTTGAGGCTATTGGTCATGTACGGCACAAGAATCTTGTAAGGCTTCTAGGATATTGCATAGAGGGTGTTAATAG GATGCTTGTTTATGAGTATGTGAATAGTGGTAACTTAGAACAATGGCTACATGGAGCCATGGGAAAACAAAGCACTCTCACTTGGGAGGCTCGCATGAAAATCCTTGTTGGTACTGCGCAGGC GCTTGCTTATTTACATGAAGCAATAGAACCAAAAGTAGTCCACAGAGACATAAAAGCAAGCAATATCCTGATTGACGATGACTTCAATGCAAAGCTTTCTGATTTTGGGTTGGCCAAGCTCTTAGACTCGGGTGAGAGTCACATCACGACCAGAGTCATGGGAACCTTTGG ATATGTCGCACCCGAATATGCTAATACAGGTCTATTGAATGAGAAGAGTGACATCTATAGCTTTGGTGTCCTGCTGCTAGAGACTATAACTGGAAGAGATCCAGTTGACTATGAACGTCCAGCTAATGAG GTGAATCTGGTCGAATGGCTAAAGATGATGGTTGGAACAAGAAGAGCTGAAGAAGTTGTTGACTCAAGGATTGAGCCTCCACCCGCTACACGTGCTCTGAAACGTGCACTTCTTGTTGCCCTGAGATGTGTGGATCCTGAAGCACAGAAACGGCCTAAAATGAGCCAGGTTGTGCGGATGCTTGAATCCGATGAACACCCTTTTCGTGAG GAGCGGAGGAACAGAAAGAGTAGAACAGCGAGTATGGAGATTGTTGAAACCACTGAGGAATCAGCTGACACAAGCAAAGGGCCTGGTCACTCAGAGAACACTACAAAACCTGAGAAGACTCATGTATAG
- a CDS encoding Cysteine/Histidine-rich C1 domain family protein (Cysteine/Histidine-rich C1 domain family protein; FUNCTIONS IN: zinc ion binding; INVOLVED IN: biological_process unknown; LOCATED IN: cellular_component unknown; CONTAINS InterPro DOMAIN/s: DC1 (InterPro:IPR004146), Zinc finger, PHD-type (InterPro:IPR001965), C1-like (InterPro:IPR011424); BEST Arabidopsis thaliana protein match is: Cysteine/Histidine-rich C1 domain family protein (TAIR:AT3G13760.1); Has 1589 Blast hits to 647 proteins in 38 species: Archae - 0; Bacteria - 0; Metazoa - 48; Fungi - 4; Plants - 1520; Viruses - 0; Other Eukaryotes - 17 (source: NCBI BLink).) → MGDEEGPRCIVSDPAHPHNVSRRDNYKVKHNCFSCGKNDVSWELRGFTDNFHYYCTICDIEFHRRCLQIPSKMIHPYHPQHPLTFTFVSYETKIVVDVNYGDFCTFLCRSGLNMPEYLQTIGSKSNIIFDKCTLCGNVLSEWFYRCSICNFFLDFRCARNFPPLTIQNPRSHHHSLALFRRPVSFPCDACGLINLLDPSYACHQCDYMVHKSCVDLPRVIKITRHPHRLSHTPHLPTKVSLCRVCYKHVDIKYGQYSCTHEGCTYVVHSKCATHRKIWNGGELEWAPEEPDETEAIAPFKKVGDGLIQHFCHHLHILKLEKYDRVRDSAKQCQACMRPISSQDFYNCMECDFFLHEVCANLPRKLEHALHHHPLFIDPYPLYDHDCGNLACSVCFRKSSGLMYRCREEECVGYEQFQLDLNCVLVPEYFTHKSHAEHHVFISPSYSEENEALCQGCKKRVYNYHLHCSLCEFVLCYECATIPNEIHYKFDEHSLTLSYGESGVDDKYWCEVCEKGLDPTEWFYINKESCTTIHHKCLFGDSGYMKPGHIFDYCGNKVEVVGNGSSSRPICLTCQYHCPHHKKHEKTHLPSIGRAFDGVKLLS, encoded by the exons TGCGGGAAAAACGATGTTTCTTGGGAGTTACGTGGATTTACTGACAACTTCCATTACTACTGCACCATATGCGACATAGAGTTCCACAGGAGATGTCTTCAGATTCCAAGTAAGATGATTCACCCTTATCATCCTCAACACCCTCTCACTTTCACCTTTGTAAGCTATGAAACCAAGATCGTAGTGGACGTCAACTACGGTGACTTCTGTACCTTTCTATGTCGTTCTGGATTGAACATGCCTGAATACCTCCAAACTATTGGGTccaaatcaaatatcatattCGATAAATGCACTTTGTGTGGGAATGTTCTCAGCGAATGGTTCTACCGTTGTTCCATATGTAACTTCTTTTTGGATTTCCGTTGTGCTAGAAATTTTCCGCCTCTTACAATTCAAAATCCAAGAAGCCATCACCATTCACTCGCCTTGTTCCGTCGACCAGTCTCATTTCCTTGTGATGCTTGTGGGTTGATCAACTTGTTAGACCCAAGTTATGCTTGTCACCAATGTGATTACATGGTTCACAAGAGTTGTGTTGATTTACCACGCGTCATAAAGATCACACGTCACCCTCATCGACTTTCGCACACTCCTCACCTACCAACCAAAGTTTCGTTATGCCGGGTTTGCTACAAGCATGTTGACATCAAGTATGGTCAATATTCTTGCACACATGAGGGTTGCACTTATGTAGTCCATTCAAAATGTGCAACACATAGAAAAATATGGAACGGGGGAGAACTCGAATGGGCACCTGAAGAACCCGATGAAACTGAAGCTATTGCGCCATTCAAAAAAGTAGGTGATGGTTTGATACAACATTTTTGTCACCATCTTCATATTCTAAAGCTTGAGAAATACGACCGTGTACGTGACTCAGCAAAGCAATGTCAAGCATGCATGCGTCCTATCAGCTCTCAAGATTTCTACAACTGTATGGAATGTGACTTCTTTCTCCATGAAGTATGTGCCAATCTTCCACGGAAACTAGAGCATGCATTGCATCACCACCCTCTTTTCATAGACCCGTATCCTCTATACGATCACGATTGCGGTAACTTAGCGTGTTCAGTTTGTTTCCGGAAGTCGAGTGGTCTCATGTACAgatgcagagaagaagaatgcgTAGGTTACGAGCAGTTTCAGCTAGATCTCAACTGCGTTTTAGTTCCTGAGTATTTCACCCATAAAAGTCATGCAGAACATCATGTATTCATCTCCCCATCCTATAGCGAAGAAAACGAAGCTCTCTGCCAGGGTTGCAAGAAGAGAGTTTATAATTATCATCTACACTGTAGTTTGTGCGAATTCGTTTTATGTTACGAATGCGCCACAATTCCTAATGAGATACACTACAAATTCGATGAGCATTCTCTCACTCTTTCTTATGGAGAAAGTGGCGTGGATGACAAGTACTGGTGCGAAGTATGCGAGAAAGGATTAGATCCAACGGAATGGTTctacataaacaaagaaagttgCACCACAATCCACCATAAATGTTTATTTGGAGATTCTGGTTATATGAAGCCTGGTCACATATTCGATTACTGCGGTAATAAGGTGGAAGTTGTTGGCAATGGTAGTAGCTCTCGTCCCATATGTCTTACATGTCAATACCATTGCCCACATCAC AAGAAGCACGAGAAAACTCATTTGCCATCGATTGGTAGAGCATTTGATGGTGTGAAGTTACTTAGCTGA
- a CDS encoding Cysteine/Histidine-rich C1 domain family protein, which produces MRHRVPQEMSSDSKNFPPLTIQNPRSHHHSLALFRRPVSFPCDACGLINLLDPSYACHQCDYMVHKSCVDLPRVIKITRHPHRLSHTPHLPTKVSLCRVCYKHVDIKYGQYSCTHEGCTYVVHSKCATHRKIWNGGELEWAPEEPDETEAIAPFKKVGDGLIQHFCHHLHILKLEKYDRVRDSAKQCQACMRPISSQDFYNCMECDFFLHEVCANLPRKLEHALHHHPLFIDPYPLYDHDCGNLACSVCFRKSSGLMYRCREEECVGYEQFQLDLNCVLVPEYFTHKSHAEHHVFISPSYSEENEALCQGCKKRVYNYHLHCSLCEFVLCYECATIPNEIHYKFDEHSLTLSYGESGVDDKYWCEVCEKGLDPTEWFYINKESCTTIHHKCLFGDSGYMKPGHIFDYCGNKVEVVGNGSSSRPICLTCQYHCPHHVCFKVCMIDGTEIYFCAFSCIRL; this is translated from the exons ATGCGACATAGAGTTCCACAGGAGATGTCTTCAGATTCCAA AAATTTTCCGCCTCTTACAATTCAAAATCCAAGAAGCCATCACCATTCACTCGCCTTGTTCCGTCGACCAGTCTCATTTCCTTGTGATGCTTGTGGGTTGATCAACTTGTTAGACCCAAGTTATGCTTGTCACCAATGTGATTACATGGTTCACAAGAGTTGTGTTGATTTACCACGCGTCATAAAGATCACACGTCACCCTCATCGACTTTCGCACACTCCTCACCTACCAACCAAAGTTTCGTTATGCCGGGTTTGCTACAAGCATGTTGACATCAAGTATGGTCAATATTCTTGCACACATGAGGGTTGCACTTATGTAGTCCATTCAAAATGTGCAACACATAGAAAAATATGGAACGGGGGAGAACTCGAATGGGCACCTGAAGAACCCGATGAAACTGAAGCTATTGCGCCATTCAAAAAAGTAGGTGATGGTTTGATACAACATTTTTGTCACCATCTTCATATTCTAAAGCTTGAGAAATACGACCGTGTACGTGACTCAGCAAAGCAATGTCAAGCATGCATGCGTCCTATCAGCTCTCAAGATTTCTACAACTGTATGGAATGTGACTTCTTTCTCCATGAAGTATGTGCCAATCTTCCACGGAAACTAGAGCATGCATTGCATCACCACCCTCTTTTCATAGACCCGTATCCTCTATACGATCACGATTGCGGTAACTTAGCGTGTTCAGTTTGTTTCCGGAAGTCGAGTGGTCTCATGTACAgatgcagagaagaagaatgcgTAGGTTACGAGCAGTTTCAGCTAGATCTCAACTGCGTTTTAGTTCCTGAGTATTTCACCCATAAAAGTCATGCAGAACATCATGTATTCATCTCCCCATCCTATAGCGAAGAAAACGAAGCTCTCTGCCAGGGTTGCAAGAAGAGAGTTTATAATTATCATCTACACTGTAGTTTGTGCGAATTCGTTTTATGTTACGAATGCGCCACAATTCCTAATGAGATACACTACAAATTCGATGAGCATTCTCTCACTCTTTCTTATGGAGAAAGTGGCGTGGATGACAAGTACTGGTGCGAAGTATGCGAGAAAGGATTAGATCCAACGGAATGGTTctacataaacaaagaaagttgCACCACAATCCACCATAAATGTTTATTTGGAGATTCTGGTTATATGAAGCCTGGTCACATATTCGATTACTGCGGTAATAAGGTGGAAGTTGTTGGCAATGGTAGTAGCTCTCGTCCCATATGTCTTACATGTCAATACCATTGCCCACATCACGTATGCTTCAAAGTGTGTATGATTGATGGGactgaaatttatttttgcgCTTTTTCTTGTATAAGATTATGA